The Niastella koreensis GR20-10 genome includes a window with the following:
- a CDS encoding SMP-30/gluconolactonase/LRE family protein translates to MKIFRKRLLLLAALYCTSLVGNAQNNQTIDSNIIADGATPRLIARQFSFTEGPATDSRGDVYFTDQPNNKIWKYDINGHLSLFMDSAGRSNGMYFDRNGNLISCADEQNQLWSIDRKKKIKVLINDVDGKKLNGPNDVWVSPGGNIYFTDPYYQRTWWTRTKPEMEAEKVYVLLRGSRTPQPLIDSMKRPNGIVGTLDGSQLYVSDLNGNKTYRYTINKNGSLSNGELFVNLGSDGMTIDNKGNIYLTGKGVTVFNSQGKQIAHIDIPEKWTANVAFYGKQRNKLFITASEAIYELDMKVKGVE, encoded by the coding sequence ATGAAAATCTTCAGAAAGAGACTATTATTGTTGGCCGCTTTGTATTGCACCAGTTTGGTAGGGAATGCCCAGAACAATCAAACCATTGATTCAAATATTATAGCCGACGGCGCCACGCCCCGGTTAATTGCCCGTCAATTCAGTTTTACCGAAGGCCCGGCCACCGACAGCAGGGGGGATGTTTATTTTACCGATCAGCCCAATAACAAGATCTGGAAATACGACATCAATGGTCATCTATCCCTTTTTATGGACAGCGCCGGCCGCTCTAACGGCATGTACTTCGACAGGAACGGCAACCTGATCTCCTGCGCCGATGAACAAAACCAGCTGTGGTCTATTGACCGGAAGAAAAAAATTAAAGTGCTGATCAATGATGTGGATGGCAAAAAATTAAATGGTCCCAATGATGTATGGGTATCACCCGGTGGAAATATTTATTTCACTGATCCTTATTATCAACGTACCTGGTGGACGAGAACAAAACCCGAAATGGAAGCAGAGAAAGTATATGTGTTGTTACGCGGCAGCAGAACCCCGCAACCATTAATTGATAGCATGAAACGCCCCAATGGAATTGTAGGCACGCTTGATGGAAGTCAACTGTACGTGTCGGACCTCAACGGCAATAAAACATACCGTTACACCATTAATAAAAATGGTTCATTAAGCAATGGGGAATTATTTGTAAATCTTGGCTCCGATGGCATGACGATCGATAACAAGGGGAATATTTACCTCACCGGTAAAGGCGTGACTGTTTTCAACAGCCAGGGTAAGCAAATAGCGCACATAGATATTCCTGAAAAGTGGACGGCAAATGTTGCATTTTACGGTAAACAGCGAAACAAATTATTCATCACCGCGTCCGAAGCTATTTATGAATTAGATATGAAAGTAAAAGGAGTTGAGTAA
- a CDS encoding thiol-activated cytolysin family protein, with amino-acid sequence MKKILLLICLVQLITSALTAQIAPIRNFTPIKLKGTVPFLIKGSTAIKYIVPANATNPSFRMQRGTTSAKKTVSSATSASAPDANGRYCTTEVVSEEKGDYTKIVLGNQNDKIYPGAIYYDNAFIDGTYNAPTNLQLTPYDITTDLYSAAFSGSSIENVQPNLGGVNDGIGNLMRKGGNVKNASRISVEVKSMNSSEQLAFEIGAGFTGYGADLNASFNYLKSSNKNVFIAKLTQVYFSVMLNRADGRVLAANNASYPNLVYVNKVNYGRLGYILISSDSSREAIQAALDFTYSSGSVSVSANARLNYQRTIANMQISGFFFGGDAANTISLTSPSQLQSFDDYVQNGLRLDPNVAPVAISYELKYLNDNATCATRSTTTYTERQCTPATGIKIQLHNVAIEDIHGGDCSYAWGTVGVEVWETNPQKQPIRMLYNSTLWDYKGNAPNRTVINYADIRAGNTLRPEIKNIPNGTRSLTINPLLATENRLLFRFKCNINTNHKDNDLAALGFHGMNRVETVDKMLNEVFVGSDMLASRPNDYKYGTFMAGRWCSNTDRVHCFYALFTITNQ; translated from the coding sequence ATGAAAAAAATACTATTACTGATTTGCCTGGTTCAGCTTATCACCAGCGCCCTTACAGCGCAAATAGCGCCCATTAGAAACTTTACCCCTATAAAACTGAAAGGCACCGTTCCCTTTCTCATAAAAGGCAGTACGGCCATCAAATATATTGTACCGGCCAATGCCACCAACCCCAGCTTCCGTATGCAACGCGGTACTACCAGCGCTAAAAAAACCGTTTCTTCCGCTACATCGGCCTCTGCTCCCGACGCAAATGGACGGTATTGCACCACCGAAGTGGTGAGTGAAGAAAAAGGTGATTATACCAAGATCGTGCTGGGTAATCAGAACGACAAGATCTACCCCGGGGCTATTTATTACGACAACGCATTTATAGATGGCACCTATAATGCGCCTACCAACCTGCAACTGACACCATATGACATTACTACCGATCTGTATTCGGCAGCATTCAGCGGCAGCTCTATTGAAAATGTACAACCTAACCTGGGCGGGGTGAACGATGGCATCGGCAACCTGATGCGCAAAGGCGGGAATGTAAAAAATGCAAGCCGGATTTCAGTAGAAGTAAAATCAATGAACTCATCCGAACAACTGGCTTTTGAAATTGGCGCCGGCTTTACCGGTTACGGGGCCGATCTGAACGCCAGCTTCAACTACCTGAAGTCATCCAATAAAAACGTATTTATCGCCAAGCTTACACAAGTATACTTTTCTGTTATGCTTAACCGGGCCGACGGAAGAGTACTGGCAGCCAACAACGCGTCATACCCCAATCTTGTTTATGTAAACAAGGTGAATTATGGCCGGCTGGGCTACATCTTGATCTCATCCGATTCAAGCCGGGAGGCTATACAGGCCGCACTGGACTTTACGTATAGCTCCGGCTCTGTTTCGGTATCGGCGAATGCGCGGTTGAATTATCAACGCACCATCGCCAACATGCAAATCAGCGGTTTCTTCTTTGGCGGCGATGCGGCCAATACCATCAGCCTTACTTCGCCCAGCCAGCTGCAGTCGTTTGATGACTATGTACAAAATGGGTTACGCCTCGATCCCAATGTGGCGCCGGTTGCCATCAGCTACGAACTGAAGTACCTGAATGATAATGCCACCTGCGCTACCCGCAGCACTACCACCTACACAGAAAGACAATGTACCCCTGCTACGGGTATTAAGATCCAGTTGCACAACGTGGCCATCGAGGATATTCATGGCGGCGATTGCAGCTATGCCTGGGGCACTGTAGGCGTGGAGGTATGGGAAACCAATCCACAGAAACAACCCATAAGAATGTTGTACAACTCAACCCTGTGGGATTATAAGGGCAATGCCCCCAACCGCACCGTGATCAATTATGCCGACATCAGGGCTGGTAATACCCTGCGTCCGGAAATAAAGAATATTCCCAATGGCACCCGCAGCCTTACCATCAATCCCCTGCTGGCCACTGAAAACAGGTTATTGTTCCGGTTCAAATGTAATATCAATACCAACCATAAGGACAATGACCTGGCTGCATTGGGTTTTCATGGTATGAACCGGGTAGAAACCGTTGACAAAATGCTGAATGAAGTATTTGTTGGTTCAGATATGTTGGCAAGCAGACCCAACGATTACAAATATGGAACTTTTATGGCCGGCCGCTGGTGTTCCAATACCGACCGCGTGCATTGCTTTTATGCATTGTTTACGATAACCAACCAATAA
- a CDS encoding response regulator, whose amino-acid sequence MAIKVLLYDDNEALRHSMEALITEEQGFDLVAAMPNAETVETDIRELQPDVVLMDIDMPVVNGVEAMRRISAINDKLPVIMLTVFDDNENIFNAICAGASGYILKRYATEEIPSAIRMALTGGAPMTGSVARKVLLMVPPAKTTDQEKSNLTEKEMAILQYLVNGYSYKMIASELKISIDTVRFHIKKIYDKLHVHSATEAVSKAIKDKLI is encoded by the coding sequence ATGGCTATTAAGGTATTGTTATACGATGATAATGAAGCGTTGCGTCACAGCATGGAAGCCCTGATCACCGAAGAACAGGGGTTTGACCTGGTGGCGGCTATGCCGAACGCAGAGACCGTTGAAACGGACATCAGGGAACTGCAACCCGATGTGGTGCTGATGGACATAGATATGCCGGTAGTGAATGGCGTGGAAGCCATGCGGCGCATCAGCGCAATCAATGATAAACTGCCGGTGATCATGCTCACCGTTTTTGATGACAATGAAAATATCTTCAATGCTATTTGCGCCGGAGCCTCCGGCTATATCCTGAAACGTTATGCCACCGAAGAAATACCTTCCGCCATCCGCATGGCGCTCACCGGTGGCGCGCCCATGACCGGTTCTGTTGCCAGGAAAGTATTGCTGATGGTGCCTCCCGCCAAAACAACCGACCAGGAAAAAAGCAATCTCACCGAAAAAGAAATGGCCATCCTACAATACCTGGTAAATGGGTATAGTTATAAAATGATCGCTTCCGAATTAAAGATCAGCATCGATACCGTTCGCTTCCACATCAAAAAGATCTACGATAAATTGCATGTACACTCCGCTACGGAAGCGGTATCTAAGGCTATTAAAGATAAACTTATCTAA